From one Cynocephalus volans isolate mCynVol1 chromosome X, mCynVol1.pri, whole genome shotgun sequence genomic stretch:
- the LOC134367416 gene encoding thymosin beta-15A, whose product MSDKPDLSEVEKFDKSKLKKTHTEEKNTLPSKETIQQEKQCAQTS is encoded by the exons ATGAGTGATAAGCCAGACTTGTCGGAGGTGGAGAAGTTTGACaagtcaaaactgaagaaaactcataccgaggaaaaaaatactcttccctCAAAGGAAA cgaTCCAGCAGGAGAAACAGTGTGCTCAGACATCGTAA
- the LOC134368216 gene encoding late histone H2B.L4-like, which yields MAEPASAPSPEEGVSTQAPEKGAPTALKQRKPRRHRRRSRRHTRCRRGRRGEDSFATYFPRVLKLVHDGLSLSQQAVNVMDSCISDLFERLAEEAGRLARYNQRCTLTSQDIQAAVHLLLTGELRKHAVTEGTRAVLRFTMST from the coding sequence ATGGCGGAGCCTGCCTCTGCCCCGTCTCCGGAGGAAGGTGTCAGCACCCAGGCGCCTGAGAAGGGCGCTCCGACGGCCCTGAAACAGAGGAAGCCCAGGCGCcatcgccgccgcagccgccgtcaCACCCgctgccgccgcggccgccgcggcgAGGACAGTTTCGCCACCTATTTCCCCAGGGTTCTGAAGCTGGTCCACGACGGCCTCAGCCTGTCCCAGCAGGCCGTGAACGTCATGGACTCGTGCATTAGCGACCTCTTCGAGCGCCTCGCCGAAGAGGCCGGCCGCCTGGCCCGTTACAACCAGCGCTGCACCCTCACCTCACAGGACATCCAGGCCGCCGTGCACCTGCTGCTGACCGGGGAGCTCCGCAAGCATGCCGTGACCGAGGGCACCAGGGCTGTGCTCAGGTTCACCATGAGCACATGA
- the LOC134368217 gene encoding histone H2A-Bbd type 2/3-like, with protein sequence MRGRVAVARLRSTGQVPCRRSRAHRAELTFSVSHPERLLREGHYAQCPSSCAPVFLGAIVEYVTAKVLELASDEARRSSRRCITLELLDVAVHSNALLSGFFVTTTISQVAPA encoded by the exons ATGAGGGGCCGGGTCGCGGTAGCTAGGTTACGGAGTACGGGCCAA GTGCCGTGCCGCCGCTCTCGCGCCCACCGAGCCGAGCTGACATTCTCCGTGAGCCACCCGGAGCGCCTCCTGCGGGAGGGCCACTACGCCCAGTGCCCGAGTTCGTGTGCGCCGGTCTTTCTAGGTGCCATCGTCGAGTACGTGACGGCCAAGGTCTTGGAGCTGGCGAGCGACGAGGCccggaggagcagcaggagatgcATCACCTTGGAGCTGTTGGACGTGGCCGTGCACAGCAACGCGCTGCTCAGTGGCTTCTTCGTGACTACAACCATCTCCCAGGTGGCCCCAGCCTAG
- the LOC134368218 gene encoding histone H2B-like, which yields MAEPASAPSPEEGVSTQAPEKGAPTALKQKKPRRHRHRSRRHTRCRRGRPGKDSFATYFPRVLKLVHDGLSLSQQAVNVMDSCISDLFERLAEEAGRLARYNQRCTLTSQDIQAAVHLLLTGELRKHAVTEGTRAVLRFTMST from the coding sequence ATGGCGGAGCCTGCCTCTGCCCCGTCTCCGGAGGAAGGTGTCAGCACCCAGGCGCCTGAGAAGGGCGCTCCGACGGCCCTGAAACAGAAGAAGCCCAGGCGCCATCGCCACCGCAGCCGCCGTCACACCCGCTGCCGCCGCGGCCGCCCCGGCAAGGACAGTTTCGCCACCTATTTCCCCAGGGTTCTGAAGCTGGTCCACGACGGCCTCAGCCTGTCCCAGCAGGCCGTGAACGTCATGGACTCGTGCATTAGCGACCTCTTCGAGCGCCTCGCCGAAGAGGCCGGCCGCCTGGCCCGTTACAACCAGCGCTGCACCCTCACCTCACAGGACATCCAGGCCGCCGTGCACCTGCTGCTGACCGGGGAGCTCCGCAAGCATGCCGTGACCGAGGGCACCAGGGCTGTGCTCAGGTTCACCATGAGCACATGA
- the LOC134368220 gene encoding histone H2B-like produces the protein MAEPASAPSPEEGVSTQAPEKGAPTALKQKKPRRHRRRSRRHTRCRRGRRGEDSFATYFPRVLKLVHDGLSLSQQAVNVMDSCISDLFERLAEEAGRLARYNQRCTLTSQDIQAAVHLLLTGELRKHAVTEGTRAVLRFTMST, from the coding sequence ATGGCGGAGCCTGCCTCTGCCCCGTCTCCGGAGGAAGGTGTCAGCACCCAGGCGCCTGAGAAGGGCGCTCCGACGGCCCTGAAACAGAAGAAGCCCAGGCGCcatcgccgccgcagccgccgtcaCACCCgctgccgccgcggccgccgcggcgAGGACAGTTTCGCCACCTATTTCCCCAGGGTTCTGAAGCTGGTCCACGACGGCCTCAGCCTGTCCCAGCAGGCCGTGAACGTCATGGACTCGTGCATTAGCGACCTCTTCGAGCGCCTCGCCGAAGAGGCCGGCCGCCTGGCCCGTTACAACCAGCGCTGCACCCTCACCTCACAGGACATCCAGGCCGCCGTGCACCTGCTGCTGACCGGGGAGCTCCGCAAGCATGCCGTGACCGAGGGCACCAGGGCTGTGCTCAGGTTCACCATGAGCACATGA